Proteins encoded by one window of Venturia canescens isolate UGA chromosome 2, ASM1945775v1, whole genome shotgun sequence:
- the Mob2 gene encoding MOB kinase activator-like 2 isoform X2 — protein sequence MLRSPARGAVALLHDLSSSTTASAPTTPVHHSSSGNSSGSGSASSRLSLLDTCHRKIRFFGELVAKARRKEKDAGTTEDPKLYLEEAALERQLPELDLRMLVDLPPGLDYNEWLASHTLALFNHINLFYGTISEFCTSTGCPDMTGPGLRTYLWFDEKGKKTRVAAPQYIDYVMTFTQRTVSDETIFPTKYANEFPSSFESIVRKILRLLYHVVAHIYHCHFREVALLGLHAHLNCVFAHLTLLNQRFNLIDPKETEILGDLEAALLGDSASALSQNPAVQETPTTTNT from the exons ATGCTGCGCTCGCCGGCCAGGGGTGCGGTCGCTTTGTTGCACGACTTATCGTCCTCGACAACAGCATCGGCACCCACGACGCCCGTGCATCATTCGTCCTCCGGTAATTCGAGCGGCAGCGGTTCCGCCTCGTCGCGACTTTCTCTTCTCGATACCTGTCACAGGAAGATTCGCTTCTTTGGAGAATTGGTCGC AAAAGCCCGACGAAAGGAAAAGGATGCCGGTACAACGGAAGACCCAAAATTGTATCTGGAGGAAGCCGCTCTCGAACGACAGCTGCCAGAACTCGATCTGAGAATGCTCGTCGACCTTCCACCCGGACTCGACTACAACGAGTGGCTAGCCTCTCATACGCTCGCACTTTTCAACCACATAAATCTCTTTTACGGCACTATATCCGAGTTTTGTACCTCGACGGGATGTCCGGATATGACGGGTCCTGGCTtaag AACATATTTGTGGTTCGACGAAAAGGGAAAGAAAACGAGAGTGGCTGCGCCACAGTACATAGACTACGTCATGACATTTACGCAACGCACCGTCAGTGACGAAACTATATTTCCTACTAAATATG CAAACGAGTTTCCGAGTTCGTTTGAATCAATAGTGCGTAAGATTCTGCGGCTACTGTACCATGTAGTGGCACACATTTACCACTGCCACTTCAGAGAGGTGGCACTTTTGGGGCTTCATGCTCACCTCAATTGTGTCTTCGCTCATCTCACGCTCCTTAATCAACGCTTCAACCTTATCGATCCCAAGGAAACGGAGATCCTCGGTGATTTGGAAGCCGCTCTATTAG GTGACTCAGCATCCGCGCTTTCGCAAAATCCAGCTGTCCAGGAGACGCCGACGACAACAAACACCTAA
- the LOC122406291 gene encoding uncharacterized protein, which yields MKRNHYRHYSKPHTEDGGTEGIPRKKNEGLEQSNDDPPKKYKEAKQELEEISERIDIYYFDHGNSAYYRTTDSPPVLATEKCAEKTDSAATRFWAEIFGTIHIGIAFLTAFVLQLLRFVLYSIVRPLTVGTLQLLADYFVKPLLSIFFNAIIQPVLILLYNVATSIRDLCEPIAEALGFFLREVAAVVRAFRIVEVNRTSNPITGGCT from the exons atgaaaaggaatcaTTATCGCCATTATTCAAAG ccaCATACAGAGGACGGAGGTACAGAAGGAATAccgaggaaaaagaatgaagggTTGGAGCAAAGCAACGATGATCCtccgaaaaaatataaagaagcGAAACAAGAGCTCGAAGAGATATCCGAACGAATCGACATATATTATTTCGATCATGGAAACTCAGC ATATTATCGTACGACGGATTCGCCGCCTGTACTAGCGACAGAAAAGTGTGCAGAGAAGACTGACAGCGCAGCAACAAGATTTTGGGCGGAAATATTCGGAACGATACACATCGGAATCGCATTCTTAACGGCTTTTGTTCTCCAGCTGTTGAGATTCGTATTGTACAGTATCGTGAGACCGTTGACGGTCGGGACGCTTCAGTTGCTGGCCGATTACTTCGTCAAGCCATTACTCTCGATATTCTTCAACGCGATTATCCAGCCGGTGTTGATATTGTTGTACAACGTAGCGACATCGATTCGCGATTTGTGCGAGCCCATAGCCGAAGCGCTTGGTTTTTTTCTGCGGGAAGTTGCCGCGGTTGTTCGAGCTTTCAGGATCGTCGAAGTAAATCGCACGAGCAATCCAATCACCGGGGGATGCACCTGA
- the Hip14 gene encoding palmitoyltransferase Hip14 isoform X2, producing the protein MYALPMRAACPGDNSNEQDKSTHHHQDVPRPIPQDCSSFDIVRATQYGALERVTELVDAGADVNQPDAETVTLLHWAAINNRKEIVKYLIAKGANVDAIGGELASTPLHWATRQGHLSTFAILMRAGADPTLRDSEGFSCIHLAAQFGHTGIVAYLVAKGVNPNTPDRSAMTALMWSAYKVNSLDPTRLLLILGASHSLTDNLHGNTALHWAIIAKNNTAISTLVHQGASLDVPNFQNETPMTLLGPHIGAAWLGHKVSHEIRERQGRTRAWCRDKRIRWYCMVSTPFIVFYIIGIIFQCELDYLIKLGAFLTLYIAVYLAKNFLFDERLFQILPMSIYLATKMWVYITWIFWLGIHAAWYLWLMLVGGSVPLWICFLKTWRGDPGVISATHEDKLNTIIELAETGGFEPQWFCTSCLVRRPIRSKHCSICDRCVARFDHHCPWINNCIGSHNHKYFLGFLASLFGLCIVILSASVQYWQFECWTNLTNGHTADSYLVSAATCDPWVMWVTVNTALHSLCVGTLLACHTYQIMVLGMTTNERLNAGRYEHFKQGNPFHRGALQNLADFCNLSFCGVKAKPSSDWLHSFDLKESVEKLPLLTAKDNFQYV; encoded by the exons ATGTACGCCCTACCAATGAGAGCAGCATGTCCCGGAGACAATTCGAATGAGCAGGACAAGAGCACTCATCACCATCAAGATGTCCCAAGACCAATTCCACAGGACTGCAGTTCCTTCGACATAGTCAGAGCTACCCAG TACGGAGCTCTAGAGAGAGTGACAGAGTTGGTGGATGCCGGAGCCGACGTAAATCAGCCTGATGCTGAAACAGTAACATTACTGCATTGGGCAGCGATAAACAACAGAAAAGAAATTGTTAAATATTTAATAGCAAAAGGAGCAAACGTTGATGCGATTGGTGGAGAGTTAGCGTCGACTCCTCTTCATTGGGCCACAAG GCAAGGTCATCTGTCGACATTCGCGATATTAATGAGAGCTGGTGCCGATCCTACACTCAGAGACTCGGAGGGTTTCTCGTGCATACATTTGGCCGCCCAATTCGGTCACACTGGTATCGTCGCCTATCTAGTTGCAAAAGGTGTTAATCCTAATACACCTGATCGTAGTGCCATGACAGCGCTTATGTGGAGTGCATACAAAGTCAATAG CTTGGATCCGACGCGACTTTTGTTAATACTCGGAGCGTCCCATTCTCTGACGGACAACCTTCACGGTAACACCGCCTTACATTGGGCTATAATAGCCAAAAACAACACAGCAATATCAACCCTAGTCCATCAGGGAGCGTCTCTTGACGTACCCAACTTCCAGAATGAGACCCCAATGACACTTCTGGGACCTCATATCGGCGCCGCTTGGCTCGGACACAAAGTTAGCCACGAGATTAGAGAAAGACAGGGAAGAACGAGAGCGTGGTGCAGGGATAAG agaATACGTTGGTACTGTATGGTCAGTACACCGTTCATAGTGTTTTACATAATtgggataatttttcaatgtgaattGGATTACTTGATAAAACTAGGTGCCTTTCTCACCCTCTATATCGCTGTTTACCTAGCGAAAAATTTCCTATTCGACGAAAGGCTATTTCAAATATTACCAATGTCCATTTATTTAGCGACGAAG ATGTGGGTATATATCACGTGGATATTTTGGTTAGGCATTCACGCAGCCTGGTACCTTTGGCTAATGTTAGTCGGTGGTTCGGTGCCActttggatatgtttcttgAAAACGTGGCGCGGTGATCCTGGAGTAATATCAGCAACGCACGAAGATAAATTGAAT acgATAATAGAATTAGCGGAGACTGGTGGTTTTGAGCCACAATGGTTTTGCACGAGCTGTCTTGTAAGAAGACCGATACGATCCAAACATTGTTCCATTTGCGATCGTTGCGTCGCTCGTTTCGATCACCACTGTCCATGGATAAACAACTGCATCG GGTCTCATAACCACAAGTATTTCTTGGGATTCCTCGCCTCTCTATTTGGATTATGTATCGTAATACTGTCAGCGAGTGTCCAGTATTGGCAGTTCGAGTGTTGGACAAATTTGACCAACGGTCATACGGCAGACAGCTACCTGGTATCGGCGGCTACTTGTGATCCTTGGGTCATGTGGGTGACGGTAAACACGGCTCTACATTCGCTGTGTGTCGGTACTCTTCTGGCTTGTCATACCTACCAA ATAATGGTATTGGGCATGACGACGAATGAGCGCCTCAACGCTGGACGTTACGAACACTTCAAACAAGGTAATCCTTTCCATCGCGGTGCACTACAGAATTTGGCAGATTTTTGCAACTTAAGCTTTTGCGGTGTGAAAGCAAAACCAAGCTCCGACTGGCTTCACAGTTTCGATCTCAAGGAGAGCGTCGAAAAGCTACCTCTACTTACAGCGAAAGACAACTTTCAATATGTCTAG
- the Hip14 gene encoding palmitoyltransferase Hip14 isoform X1, with amino-acid sequence MYALPMRAACPGDNSNEQDKSTHHHQDVPRPIPQDCSSFDIVRATQYGALERVTELVDAGADVNQPDAETVTLLHWAAINNRKEIVKYLIAKGANVDAIGGELASTPLHWATRQGHLSTFAILMRAGADPTLRDSEGFSCIHLAAQFGHTGIVAYLVAKGVNPNTPDRSAMTALMWSAYKVNSQNFHYIFSLDPTRLLLILGASHSLTDNLHGNTALHWAIIAKNNTAISTLVHQGASLDVPNFQNETPMTLLGPHIGAAWLGHKVSHEIRERQGRTRAWCRDKRIRWYCMVSTPFIVFYIIGIIFQCELDYLIKLGAFLTLYIAVYLAKNFLFDERLFQILPMSIYLATKMWVYITWIFWLGIHAAWYLWLMLVGGSVPLWICFLKTWRGDPGVISATHEDKLNTIIELAETGGFEPQWFCTSCLVRRPIRSKHCSICDRCVARFDHHCPWINNCIGSHNHKYFLGFLASLFGLCIVILSASVQYWQFECWTNLTNGHTADSYLVSAATCDPWVMWVTVNTALHSLCVGTLLACHTYQIMVLGMTTNERLNAGRYEHFKQGNPFHRGALQNLADFCNLSFCGVKAKPSSDWLHSFDLKESVEKLPLLTAKDNFQYV; translated from the exons ATGTACGCCCTACCAATGAGAGCAGCATGTCCCGGAGACAATTCGAATGAGCAGGACAAGAGCACTCATCACCATCAAGATGTCCCAAGACCAATTCCACAGGACTGCAGTTCCTTCGACATAGTCAGAGCTACCCAG TACGGAGCTCTAGAGAGAGTGACAGAGTTGGTGGATGCCGGAGCCGACGTAAATCAGCCTGATGCTGAAACAGTAACATTACTGCATTGGGCAGCGATAAACAACAGAAAAGAAATTGTTAAATATTTAATAGCAAAAGGAGCAAACGTTGATGCGATTGGTGGAGAGTTAGCGTCGACTCCTCTTCATTGGGCCACAAG GCAAGGTCATCTGTCGACATTCGCGATATTAATGAGAGCTGGTGCCGATCCTACACTCAGAGACTCGGAGGGTTTCTCGTGCATACATTTGGCCGCCCAATTCGGTCACACTGGTATCGTCGCCTATCTAGTTGCAAAAGGTGTTAATCCTAATACACCTGATCGTAGTGCCATGACAGCGCTTATGTGGAGTGCATACAAAGTCAATAG TCAGAACTTTCACTATATCTTTAGCTTGGATCCGACGCGACTTTTGTTAATACTCGGAGCGTCCCATTCTCTGACGGACAACCTTCACGGTAACACCGCCTTACATTGGGCTATAATAGCCAAAAACAACACAGCAATATCAACCCTAGTCCATCAGGGAGCGTCTCTTGACGTACCCAACTTCCAGAATGAGACCCCAATGACACTTCTGGGACCTCATATCGGCGCCGCTTGGCTCGGACACAAAGTTAGCCACGAGATTAGAGAAAGACAGGGAAGAACGAGAGCGTGGTGCAGGGATAAG agaATACGTTGGTACTGTATGGTCAGTACACCGTTCATAGTGTTTTACATAATtgggataatttttcaatgtgaattGGATTACTTGATAAAACTAGGTGCCTTTCTCACCCTCTATATCGCTGTTTACCTAGCGAAAAATTTCCTATTCGACGAAAGGCTATTTCAAATATTACCAATGTCCATTTATTTAGCGACGAAG ATGTGGGTATATATCACGTGGATATTTTGGTTAGGCATTCACGCAGCCTGGTACCTTTGGCTAATGTTAGTCGGTGGTTCGGTGCCActttggatatgtttcttgAAAACGTGGCGCGGTGATCCTGGAGTAATATCAGCAACGCACGAAGATAAATTGAAT acgATAATAGAATTAGCGGAGACTGGTGGTTTTGAGCCACAATGGTTTTGCACGAGCTGTCTTGTAAGAAGACCGATACGATCCAAACATTGTTCCATTTGCGATCGTTGCGTCGCTCGTTTCGATCACCACTGTCCATGGATAAACAACTGCATCG GGTCTCATAACCACAAGTATTTCTTGGGATTCCTCGCCTCTCTATTTGGATTATGTATCGTAATACTGTCAGCGAGTGTCCAGTATTGGCAGTTCGAGTGTTGGACAAATTTGACCAACGGTCATACGGCAGACAGCTACCTGGTATCGGCGGCTACTTGTGATCCTTGGGTCATGTGGGTGACGGTAAACACGGCTCTACATTCGCTGTGTGTCGGTACTCTTCTGGCTTGTCATACCTACCAA ATAATGGTATTGGGCATGACGACGAATGAGCGCCTCAACGCTGGACGTTACGAACACTTCAAACAAGGTAATCCTTTCCATCGCGGTGCACTACAGAATTTGGCAGATTTTTGCAACTTAAGCTTTTGCGGTGTGAAAGCAAAACCAAGCTCCGACTGGCTTCACAGTTTCGATCTCAAGGAGAGCGTCGAAAAGCTACCTCTACTTACAGCGAAAGACAACTTTCAATATGTCTAG